A region of Stigmatopora nigra isolate UIUO_SnigA chromosome 6, RoL_Snig_1.1, whole genome shotgun sequence DNA encodes the following proteins:
- the LOC144198528 gene encoding procollagen galactosyltransferase 1-like produces the protein MPRISWLLSALLSVHFSGWSRGYFPEERWSPESPLLAPRVVVALICRNSAHSLPLFLGALERLSYPKERIALWVATDHNVDNTTAILREWLIKVQNDYHYVEWRPDNGSSAFEDEVGPKHWNTLRYEHVMKLRQGALDLAREIWADYLLVADCDNLLTNPDLLWKLMSENKTIVAPMMESRAAYSNFWCGMTSQGYYKRTPAYIPIRKQERLGCFAVPMVHSTYLVDLRKEASRQLAFYPPHPDYSWALDDVIVFAYSARMADVQMFVCNRETFGYFPVPVRSHATLQDEAESFLHAHLEIMVRNPPLQYSSFLTIPPKQLGKIGFDELFMINLVRRADRRERMLRTLHEMELSCKVVPAVDGKALNKSDIESMGINMLPGYKDPYHGRPLTKGELGCFLSHYNIWKEIVDRNLHTCLVIEDDLRFEVFFKRRLQALLQEVTTHKLDWDLIYIGRKRMQVDHPEKSVPNVHNLVEADYSYWTLGYMLSLQGAKKLLKAEPLKKMLPVDEFLPVMFDRHPVLEYMEHFENRSLRAFSAEPLLVYPTHYTGDSGYISDTETSVVWNNETAMTDWDRAKSRKTQEQVELSIEAQNSDVLQSELENLSARDEL, from the exons ATGCCCCGCATTTCCTGGCTACTCTCCGCCCTGCTGTCAGTGCACTTTTCGGGCTGGAGTCGGGGCTACTTCCCCGAAGAGCGCTGGAGCCCCGAGTCCCCTCTCCTCGCCCCACGGGTGGTCGTCGCTCTTATTTGCCGTAATTCGGCGCATTCTTTGCCGCTTTTCCTGGGAGCATTGGAACGCCTGAGCTACCCAAAGGAGCGCATTGCTCTGTG GGTGGCGACAGATCACAATGTAGATAACACTACTGCCATCCTTCGAGAGTGGCTCATCAAGGTGCAGAATGACTACCACTATGTGGAGTGGAGACCTGACAATGGATCCAG TGCCTTTGAGGACGAAGTGGGGCCCAAACATTGGAATACTCTTCGTTACGAACATGTAATGAAGCTTCGTCAGGGAGCATTGGACTTAGCTCGTGAAATATGGGCTGACTACCTCCTG gTGGCGGACTGTGACAATCTGCTCACAAACCCAGATTTGTTGTGGAAACTGATGAGCGAAAACAAGACCATTGTTGCCCCAATGATGGAGTCCAGAGCTGCTTACTCCAATTTCTGGTGTGGCATGACTTCACAG GGCTACTACAAGCGGACGCCAGCGTACATACCAATTCGGAAGCAGGAGCGTCTTGGATGCTTTGCTGTTCCAATGGTCCACTCGACATACTTAGTGGACTTACGGAAGGAAGCCTCTCGTCAACTGGCTTTTTACCCACCACACCCGGACTACAGCTGGGCCCTTGATGACGTCATCGTATTTGCTTACTCTGCTCGCATGGCAG ATGTTCAGATGTTCGTGTGCAACAGGGAAACTTTTGGATATTTTCCTGTGCCAGTGCGTTCCCATGCGACTTTACAGGATGAAGCAGAGAGTTTTTTGCATGCACATCTTGAGATCATGG TGAGAAATCCTCCGCTGCAatattccagtttcctcactATTCCTCCCAAGCAGCTGGGCAAAATTGGCTTTGATGAG CTGTTCATGATAAATCTGGTGAGGAGGGCTGATCGGCGTGAGCGCATGCTGCGGACTTTACACGAGATGGAACTCAGCTGTAAAGTTGTTCCTGCTGTGGATGGCAA AGCGCTGAACAAAAGTGACATAGAGTCTATGGGGATTAATATGCTGCCAGGATACAAAGATCCATATCATGGGCGACCTCTCACCAAGGGAGAACTTGGTTGTTTTCTCTCTCATTACAACATCTGGAAGGAG ATAGTGGATCGCAATCTGCACACCTGCCTGGTCATTGAAGACGACCTGCGCTTTGAGGTGTTTTTTAAACGTCGTCTCCAGGCGCTGCTGCAGGAAGTGACAACACACAAACTTGACTGGGACCTCAT TTACATAGGTCGGAAGCGAATGCAGGTGGATCATCCAGAGAAATCAGTACCAAACGTTCACAACCTAGTGGAGGCTGACTACTCCTACTGGACTTTAGGCTACATGCTGTCCTTGCAAGGTGCCAAAAAGCTTCTCAAAGCTGAGCCTCTGAAAAAGATGCTCCCTGTTGATGAGTTCCTTCCTGTCATGTTTGACAGACATCCTGT TTTGGAGTACATGGAACACTTTGAGAATCGAAGCCTGCGTGCATTCTCCGCAGAGCCGCTTTTGGTGTATCCCACCCACTACACCGGGGATTCGGGTTACATCAGTGACACAGAGACTTCAGTAGTCTGGAACAATGAAACAGCCATGACTGACTGGGACCGAGCCAAGTCCAGAAAAACTCAAGAACAGGTGGAGTTAAGCATTGAAGCCCAGAACTCTGATGTACTTCAGTCTGAGCTGGAGAACTTGAGTGCACGGGATGAATTGTGA
- the LOC144198674 gene encoding nucleoredoxin-like protein 1 isoform X2 has product MVDFFLNRVLVENNWDQDELNTEREIVGILENRILMLLFASADCDKCCNLDQSEEKQGKFLKDMHKRVLFLAFDDPYRKELQAMFKVKDVPTVVVLRPDGSVLSLNAVQDIYRLGVECFRNWEESSELIERTFMLNEEFDNLNIRSATEPVRRLKYKTEDDKRKKRWWVL; this is encoded by the exons ATGGTGGACTTTTTCCTCAACCGAGTTCTGGTAGAGAACAACTGGGACCAGGATGAGCTCAACACGGAGCGGGAAATTGTGGGAATTCTGGAGAACCGAATCCTCATGCTTCTCTTTGCATCTGCAGACTGTGACAAGTGTTGCAA CTTGGACCAATCAGAGGAGAAGCAAGGAAAATTTCTAAAGGATATGCACAAAAGGGTTCTCTTTTTAGCTTTTGATGACCCATATAGGAA GGAACTTCAGGCCATGTTTAAGGTAAAAGATGTCCCAACTGTGGTGGTCCTTCGTCCGGATGGCTCTGTCCTGTCTCTGAATGCTGTACAGGACATTTATCGATTGGGTGTCGAGTGTTTTCGCAACTGGGAAGAATCATCAGAATTGATTGAAAGAACGTTCATGCTCAACGAGGAGTTTGACAACCTGAATATACGCAGTGCTACGGAACCTGTGAGGCGGCTCAAATACAAGACAGAGGatgacaaaaggaaaaaaagatggtgggTGTTGTGA
- the LOC144198674 gene encoding nucleoredoxin-like protein 1 isoform X1, with protein MVDFFLNRVLVENNWDQDELNTEREIVGILENRILMLLFASADCDKCCKFVPVLNDFFKRLKDPSYIEYPRLLALIYISLDQSEEKQGKFLKDMHKRVLFLAFDDPYRKELQAMFKVKDVPTVVVLRPDGSVLSLNAVQDIYRLGVECFRNWEESSELIERTFMLNEEFDNLNIRSATEPVRRLKYKTEDDKRKKRWWVL; from the exons ATGGTGGACTTTTTCCTCAACCGAGTTCTGGTAGAGAACAACTGGGACCAGGATGAGCTCAACACGGAGCGGGAAATTGTGGGAATTCTGGAGAACCGAATCCTCATGCTTCTCTTTGCATCTGCAGACTGTGACAAGTGTTGCAAGTTTGTGCCTGTTCTTAATGACTTTTTTAAACGACTGAAAGACCCATCTTATATTGAATATCCTAGATTGCTGGCACTCATTTATATCAG CTTGGACCAATCAGAGGAGAAGCAAGGAAAATTTCTAAAGGATATGCACAAAAGGGTTCTCTTTTTAGCTTTTGATGACCCATATAGGAA GGAACTTCAGGCCATGTTTAAGGTAAAAGATGTCCCAACTGTGGTGGTCCTTCGTCCGGATGGCTCTGTCCTGTCTCTGAATGCTGTACAGGACATTTATCGATTGGGTGTCGAGTGTTTTCGCAACTGGGAAGAATCATCAGAATTGATTGAAAGAACGTTCATGCTCAACGAGGAGTTTGACAACCTGAATATACGCAGTGCTACGGAACCTGTGAGGCGGCTCAAATACAAGACAGAGGatgacaaaaggaaaaaaagatggtgggTGTTGTGA